In one Kluyveromyces marxianus DMKU3-1042 DNA, complete genome, chromosome 4 genomic region, the following are encoded:
- the VPS33 gene encoding tethering complex ATP-binding subunit VPS33 has product MVTKLNTKRYVRANRDSFIHAVEAFQGHLKPITLVVDNNALQTLDSIFTFSKLKQETQVENVVKCDEEASSVLHALIDDTTVVFLVDVRSDLVLNKEMEKLLRELRSSSVNIITTTNNGRDTEQGLIRDYLREIIPLELVLVKWHILPMESLDDNVLDCNILMNSEGNNLYYPKNPYYRNATVNILVNNLSDSVVSILEKENITLIKSVALGENSKRLIDIIQQRLELSDTTEKKFIRDAKFGKLKSGERNDLIVFERSLDTLTPMMTDLTYSGILSETKRMDFTPNDDDIWDQLKFLNFGAVGSNLNTLAKDLQMKYESRHEANTISEIKNFVDNLGDLQSRQEVLKKHTVQSSELMDFLKEIDFKDTIDFEHNLYENSLDSSTVINKIVEMMCFETEESNILRLCCLFSQIKQGLREKDFTALRQELVDTFGNEMIFKLKALEDYKLLSKKHLENSKDYQSIIKVFDTMPDVDIEPLKPRDMNYAFSGAVPIMSRLLQSMFDRSVFVKNNNSILQSFIHSKEPTLTRLETLLADMKIPVDERNWINKDGKIIGDVKNEPDLTLLVFIGGITRGEISTIKFLQERLRSMDIPKEFVIVTDGIITGNEIFAKDISAPMKAAVN; this is encoded by the coding sequence ATGGTAACAAAATTAAACACGAAGCGTTACGTTAGAGCTAATAGAGACTCATTCATACATGCGGTCGAGGCATTTCAAGGCCATTTGAAGCCAATAACATTGGTAGTGGACAATAATGCACTACAAACTTTGGACTCTATATTTACTTTTAGTAAATTAAAGCAGGAAACACAGGTGGAAAATGTTGTTAAAtgtgatgaagaagcatCGTCGGTACTTCACGCCTTAATTGATGACACAACGGTGGTGTTTTTAGTCGATGTGAGAAGTGATTTAGTACTTAACAAAGAGATGGAGAAGCTACTAAGAGAACTTCGTTCATCTTCTGTCAACATAATAACAACTACAAATAATGGAAGAGATACAGAACAGGGACTCATAAGGGACTACTTACGCGAGATTATTCCTTTGGAGCTAGTCCTAGTGAAATGGCATATATTACCGATGGAGTCGTTAGATGATAACGTCTTGGATTGTAACATCTTAATGAATTCAGAAGGAAACAATTTGTATTACCCCAAGAATCCATATTATAGGAATGCAACTGTAAACATTTTGGTGAATAATCTATCTGATTCGGTTGTGTCAATTCtcgaaaaggaaaacatAACGCTAATAAAGAGCGTAGCTCTAGGGGAAAATAGCAAACGCCTAATTGATATTATACAACAGCGCTTAGAGCTATCAGATACTACTGAAAAGAAATTTATTAGAGATGCAAAGTTCGGAAAGCTAAAATCAGGGGAACGAAATGATCtcattgtttttgaacGTTCATTAGATACTTTGACACCAATGATGACTGATTTAACTTATTCTGGAATTTTGTCtgaaaccaaaagaatGGATTTCACTCCTaacgatgatgatatatggGATCAGCTGAAGTTTCTGAATTTTGGTGCAGTGGGATCTAATCTTAACACGTTAGCCAAAGATTTACAAATGAAGTACGAGTCTCGTCATGAAGCCAACACAATATCTGAAATCAAGAACTTTGTGGACAATCTTGGGGATTTACAATCTAGACAGGAAGTGCTAAAGAAACACACGGTCCAAAGTTCTGAGCTCATggatttcttgaaggaGATAGATTTTAAAGACacaattgattttgaacATAACCTATATGAAAATTCACTAGATTCTTCAACCGTCATTAACAAGATAGTCGAAATGATGTGTTTCgaaacagaagaatctAATATACTCCGCCTCTGCTGTCTGTTCTCACAAATTAAGCAAGGACTCAGAGAAAAGGATTTCACTGCATTAAGACAAGAATTGGTAGATACATTTGGTAACGAAATGATCTTTAAACTAAAAGCGCTAGAAGACTATAAACTACTTTCTAAAAAACATTTAGAGAACTCGAAAGACTATCAATCAATTATCAAAGTTTTCGATACAATGCCTGATGTAGACATAGAGCCATTGAAACCACGCGATATGAATTATGCATTTTCTGGAGCAGTTCCAATCATGTCTAGATTGTTACAGTCGATGTTTGATAGAAGTGTTTTCGTGAAGAATAACAATTCGATCTTGCAATCATTtattcattcaaaagagcCAACACTAACGCGATTGGAAACATTACTAGCGGATATGAAGATCCCAGTAGATGAGAGGAACTGGATTAATAAGGATGGGAAAATTATTGGGGACGTAAAGAATGAACCTGATTTAACTTTACTAGTTTTTATCGGGGGGATTACTCGCGGAGAGATATCTACTATCAAGTTTTTACAAGAGAGGTTGAGAAGCATGGATATACCCAAAGAATTTGTCATTGTAACAGATGGAATCATAACCGGGAACGAAATTTTCGCTAAAGACATCAGCGCTCCAATGAAAGCTGCTGTAAACTGA
- the COX9 gene encoding cytochrome c oxidase subunit VIIa: MGVSGPMNCLVLLFYRIVFLDYRITYSHTQSTMSAIAPITGTLRKRILADITIGFTIGGAMASYWWWGFHKGIINKREAYYAKLAEQKAAEN, from the exons ATGGGAGTTTCAGGACCAATGAACTGTTTG GTGTTGTTATTCTACCGTATAGTGTTCCTAGACTACAGAATCACATATTCCCATACACAATCAACAATGTCTGCAATTGCTCCAATTACCGGTACCCtaagaaagagaattttgGCTGATATTACCATTGGTTTCACTATCGGTGGTGCTATGGCTTCCTACTGGTGGTGGGGTTTCCACAAGGGTATTATCAACAAGAGAGAAGCTTACTATGCTAAGTTGGCTGAACAAAAGGCTGCTGAAAACTAG
- the COX8 gene encoding cytochrome c oxidase subunit VIII, with protein sequence MFNQVTRLATRRAFSATVKQSSHFQEGVYSNIPVKIHNRKIPYAFVHFGFFALGFAVPFISCYVQLKKFGAF encoded by the coding sequence ATGTTCAACCAAGTTACTAGACTAGCCACCAGAAGAGCCTTCTCTGCTACTGTCAAGCAATCCAGTCATTTCCAAGAAGGTGTTTACTCTAACATCCCAGTTAAGATCCACAACAGAAAGATCCCATACGCTTTTGTGCACTTTGGTTTCTTCGCTCTAGGGTTTGCTGTGCCATTCATCTCTTGTTACGtgcaattgaagaagttcgGTGCCTTCTAA
- the CST9 gene encoding SUMO ligase CST9: protein MPSRPVDLNQVWVNCSKCHKPYSSNSETENGKFWLTSCAHIVCSKHCNGSTTVCPVCGIERVSVLPLDDDSSKLPTEVQSFFKPFTSQLEPLYTVANFQWDSMVQVCGYYRQMCVKLQEKCNRQRELLVQAKEELDKYTALKNELRMGKSATVAPFSGSQTVSRNIFNARNDVSSENHESFVSKLQNSHRLSKPSRSLVNGQEPTSSSSSSSSSITNILAESTSINKIHQIEDPIVPTTPQTTVMNTSSKSTNSYSKPLSKQGAVSKPLPNALERLKLRRSSTSTISSRGILSYMRINSSQTSTGINSRSNINSSIYSRNQFKK from the coding sequence ATGCCATCCAGACCAGTCGATTTAAATCAGGTTTGGGTCAACTGTTCTAAATGTCATAAACCTTATAGCAGCAACTCGGAAACCGAAAACGGGAAATTTTGGTTGACCTCATGTGCACATATTGTGTGTAGCAAGCACTGTAATGGCAGCACTACGGTGTGTCCCGTTTGTGGGATAGAGAGGGTGTCAGTGCTTCCGTTGGATGATGATTCATCGAAATTGCCGACCGAAGTTCAGTCGTTTTTTAAGCCGTTCACTTCACAGCTCGAGCCTTTGTATACGGTAGCGAACTTTCAGTGGGACTCGATGGTTCAGGTGTGTGGGTATTATCGCCAAATGTGTGTGAAACTACAGGAAAAATGCAACAGACAACGGGAGTTATTGGTCCAAGCGAAGGAAGAATTAGATAAATACACCGCTTTAAAAAACGAACTCCGAATGGGTAAAAGTGCTACTGTGGCACCCTTTTCAGGGTCTCAAACTGTTAGTAGGAATATATTCAATGCAAGAAATGATGTGAGTTCGGAAAACCACGAGTCCTTCGTTAGTAAATTACAAAATTCGCACAGGTTGTCGAAACCGTCGCGAAGTCTGGTCAATGGGCAAGAGcccacttcttcttcttcttcttcttcttccagcATTACAAATATCCTTGCAGAATCCACGTCAATAAATAAGATCCATCAAATAGAAGACCCTATTGTACCGACAACACCCCAGACAACCGTGATGAATACCTCGTCAAAGAGCACAAACTCTTATTCAAAACCGCTTTCAAAACAGGGGGCCGTGTCTAAACCACTTCCCAATGCTTTGGAAAGATTGAAGTTAAGGAGAAGCAGCACCTCGACCATATCGTCGAGAGGCATACTATCGTACATGCGAATAAACTCGTCTCAGACAAGCACAGGGATAAACTCTAGAAGTAATATTAATTCCTCTATATACTCGCGAAACCAATTCAAAAAGTGA
- the IDP1 gene encoding isocitrate dehydrogenase (NADP(+)) IDP1 — MKTTVINVHRQFSSSAMAGLRKIKVQTPIVELDGDEMTRIIWDKIKQKLILPYLDVDLKYYDLSVTNRDATDDKVTVDSANAIKKYGVGVKCATITPDEARVKEFNLKKMWKSPNGTIRNILGGTVFREPIVIPRIPRLVPGWEKPIVIGRHAHGDQYKATDLIVPGPGKLELVYKPGDGSETKTLEVYDYKGPGVALAMYNTDESIRGFAHSSFKLAIAKKLNLYLSTKNTILKQYDGRFKDIFQEVYDSDYKAEFEKLNIWYEHRLIDDMVAQMIKSKGGFILAFKNYDGDVQSDIVAQGFGSLGLMTSVLVTPDGKTFESEAAHGTVTRHYRQYQQGKETSTNSIASIFAWTRGLAKRGELDNTPEVVKFANLLESSTLNTVQEDGIMTKDLALACGKSDRSSYVTTDEFLDAVEARFKNDIKSLQ, encoded by the coding sequence ATGAAGACCACAGTCATCAATGTTCACCGCCAGTTTTCCAGCTCAGCTATGGCAGGATTGCGCAAAATCAAGGTGCAGACACCAATTGTTGAGTTAGATGGTGATGAGATGACCAGAATTATTTGGGACAAAATCAAGCAGAAGCTTATTTTGCCATACCTGGACGTGGATTTGAAATACTACGATCTTTCAGTGACCAACCGTGATGCCACAGATGACAAAGTTACTGTTGATTCTGCGAATGCGATCAAGAAATACGGCGTAGGTGTCAAGTGCGCCACCATTACGCCAGATGAAGCTCGTGTGAAGGAGttcaacttgaagaagatgtgGAAGTCGCCTAACGGTACAATCAGAAACATTCTAGGAGGCACTGTGTTCCGTGAACCAATTGTGATTCCAAGAATTCCTAGACTAGTGCCAGGGTGGGAGAAGCCAATTGTCATTGGTAGACACGCTCATGGTGACCAGTACAAGGCGACTGATTTGATTGTCCCAGGCCCAGGTAAGCTAGAGTTGGTTTACAAGCCGGGCGATGGCTCTGAGACCAAGACGCTAGAGGTGTACGACTATAAGGGCCCTGGTGTTGCTTTGGCTATGTACAACACAGACGAATCCATCCGTGGCTTCGCCCATTCATCTTTCAAGTTGGCTATtgccaagaagttgaaccTCTACTTGTCTACCAAGAACACCATTTTGAAGCAGTACGACGGTAGATTTAAGGATATCTTCCAAGAGGTGTATGACAGCGACTACAAGGCTGAATTCGAAAAGCTAAACATCTGGTACGAACACCGTTTGATCGATGACATGGTTGCTCAGATGATCAAGTCCAAGGGTGGTTTCATTTTGGCCTTCAAGAACTACGACGGTGACGTTCAATCTGATATCGTTGCTCAAGGGTTCGGATCCCTTGGTTTGATGACGTCAGTGCTAGTGACCCCAGACGGCAAGACCTTCGAAAGTGAAGCCGCACACGGTACCGTTACCAGACACTACAGACAATACCAACAGGGTAAGGAAACGTCCACCAACTCGATTGCATCCATCTTTGCTTGGACCAGAGGTCTAGCTAAAAGAGGTGAATTGGATAACACACCAGAAGTCGTGAAATTCGCCAACTTGTTGGAGTCTTCCACTCTAAACACTGTCCAAGAAGACGGTATTATGACCAAGGACTTGGCTCTAGCTTGTGGCAAGTCTGATAGATCCAGTTACGTTACCACTGACGAATTTTTGGATGCTGTCGAAGCCAGATTCAAGAACGACATTAAGTCTTTGCAATGA
- the DPM1 gene encoding dolichyl-phosphate beta-D-mannosyltransferase, translated as MSIENSVIVPAYHERLNIKPLTTRLFQALGKEGSNITELIFVDDNSQDGSVEEVDALKKQGYNVRIIVRTDERGLSSAVLKGFHEAKGEYLVCMDADLQHPPETVPQLLDSLRKHPFVLGTRYAPGVGIDKDWPLYRRIISSGARSMAKPLTSASDPMSGFFGLQKKYLLHKDAKNINPKGFKIALDLLVKLPLPADQPIGEVPFFFGVRTEGESKLSGKVIIQYLQQLKELYNYKFGSNNLLLFFLFWTILALYILYQAYHLVF; from the coding sequence atGTCTATCGAAAACTCTGTTATTGTTCCTGCCTACCACGAAAGGCTAAACATCAAGCCATTGACCACCAGACTATTCCAAGCTCTAGGTAAAGAAGGATCCAACATCACCGAATTGATCTTTGTTGATGACAACTCGCAAGATGGTTCTGTTGAAGAGGTGGATGCCCTAAAGAAGCAAGGTTACAATGTTAGAATTATTGTGAGAACGGACGAGAGAGGTCTCTCCTCTGCTGTTTTGAAGGGTTTCCACGAGGCCAAGGGTGAATACTTGGTCTGTATGGATGCTGATTTGCAACACCCTCCAGAAACAGTGCCACAATTATTGGACTCTTTGAGAAAACACCCATTCGTATTGGGTACCAGATACGCTCCAGGCGTTGGTATTGACAAGGACTGGCCATTGTACCGTAGAATCATCTCCAGCGGTGCCAGATCCATGGCTAAGCCCCTAACCTCTGCCTCAGACCCAATGAGTGGTTTCTTTGGTctacaaaagaagtacTTACTGCATAAGGACGCCAAGAACATCAACCCTAAGGGTTTCAAGATCGCCTTGGACTTGCTAGTCAAACTTCCACTTCCTGCTGATCAACCAATCGGCGAAGTgcctttcttctttggtgtCAGAACCGAAGGTGAGTCTAAATTGAGTGGTAAGGTCATCATCCAGTACCTACAacaattgaaggaattgtACAACTACAAGTTCGGAAGCAACAACTTACtgctgttcttcttgttctggACCATCCTGGCCTTGTACATCCTGTACCAAGCGTACCATTTGGTTTTCTAA
- the GDB1 gene encoding bifunctional 4-alpha-glucanotransferase/amylo-alpha-1,6-glucosidase, with translation MRVVLLRLSDNGEPRVSCSYNHGVLTLPSLPIPPGRKPEEPLYTVRLVVAAGCPVARDGLIWTNCPESHEVEFDRNRFHKKYIRASFHKDDEIDLEVYSPGSYCFYISYRNESNELETTRKFYFVVPPSLYLNGTFLPLNSIALQSVVSKWMGKNWDPIFKKIESKGYNMIHFTPLQPRGDSDSPYSIYDQLAYDPAFFDSPDDVKKMVEVLHKKHNILALTDVVYNHTANNSQWLLEHPESGYNQETAPHLLPAIELDKSLLDFSNKMKRLGYTTEITSVEDLIGIMDGIKIHVLGSLKLWEFYVVDIEQTLKDLATGWESAPIDSLKVPDDVKNDLVKLAAFVRIACVNDGFGTLSKRFSNTLNTNRFAQVLKQVYGEKWNDTVESQAHKILDELNLPLYREYDDDVRVILDQLYNRIKYLRIDDNGPKMGPITTESPLTEPYFTRFTGNDGKSYALANNGWIWNSNPLVDFASKDSKAYLRREVIVWGDCVKLRYGAKPEDSPYLWQRMSEYTRLQATIFDGFRIDNCHSTPIHVGEYFLDLARKHNPNLYVVAELFSGSEQMDCIFVEKLAISSLIREAMQAWSEQELSSLIHRHGGRPTGSYRYMPLDDFAYNPELELDEDFVTFKNSSANEFKCISEIKIPKFLSATPPHALFMDCTHDNETPYEKRTVEDTLPNAALVSLSSSAVGSVYGYDEIFPHLLDVVKENRQYSVVPGDGISIVKKKFNAIRAEIAKQSDDIDDSEMHVHHDGQFISYHRTHARTGHGYYLIARTKFNEYQGDQPSPSIKLAGSSVELLFSYSLVKTGGLPEDDDKEIKGISTKLVELTGFNIQYDEEKGDSSVDLPSNFPAGSIAVFKTKQNGVSKDLDEFIRTGAIKATEKLNLHSLNAVLYRCGQEEADTSANRSGVYTIPEYGPLVYCGLQGWVSVLRDVIFRNDLAHPLSKNLRLGHWALDYVVDRLDYYRDIPGVTDLQQWLKDRFDRIKKVPYYLVPRFFALVIGIAYESCRFRAICQMSKNIGLSNLFVQSLAMTSIQMTSVMTSTSLLPDKNVSCMAAGLPHFSTQYMRCWGRDVFISIRGLLLTTGRFDEAENHILAFAKTLKHGLIPNLLDAGRNPRYNARDAAWFFVQAVQDYIKIVPNGEDILKKKVKRRFPLDDRYIPWTDPEAFSYETSIEDIIYEIISRHAKGIKYREANAGPNLDRVMKDEGFNVEVHVDWSNGLIFGGSQFNCGTWMDKMGESELAGSVGIPGTPRDGAAIEINGLLKSCLRFLIELQDKGLFQYTDVEKADGSRISLQEWDALLLENFEKKFYVPESPEDDAKYDIDRSLVNRRGIYKDLYRSGKAYEDYQLRPNFAIAMTVAPELFTSEYAYKALNIADKVIRGPVGMRTLDPSDYNYRPYYRNSEDSTDFLTAKGRNYHQGPEWVWCYGYFLRAFNYFHFITNPLAYNAARNTPSSYLYQQLYKRLDGQRKWISDSEWAGLTELTNKDGEFCADSSPTQAWSTGCLLDFFYDLWNGFEE, from the coding sequence ATGAGAGTAGTGCTCTTAAGATTGAGCGACAATGGGGAACCGAGGGTGAGTTGTTCTTACAACCATGGTGTTTTGACGTTGCCATCACTTCCTATTCCGCCAGGAAGAAAGCCGGAAGAGCCGCTGTACACTGTTCGTTTAGTGGTTGCTGCTGGTTGTCCAGTTGCTAGGGATGGTTTAATATGGACCAATTGTCCTGAGAGCCACGAGGTTGAATTTGACAGGAACAGGTTCCACAAGAAGTACATTCGAGCTAGTTTCCACAAGGATGATGAGATTGACTTAGAAGTTTATAGTCCGGGGTCGTACTGTTTTTACATTTCGTACCGAAATGAGTCGAATGAGCTTGAAACGACCAGgaagttttattttgtgGTGCCCCCATCGCTTTATTTGAATGGGACATTCTTGCCGTTGAACTCCATCGCTTTGCAGAGCGTTGTTTCGAAATGGATGGGTAAAAATTGGGATCCaatcttcaagaaaatcGAAAGCAAGGGATACAATATGATCCATTTCACTCCTCTTCAGCCCAGGGGCGATTCGGATTCGCCGTATTCGATCTACGATCAATTGGCGTATGATCCAGCATTTTTCGATAGTCCAGACGATGTTAAGAAGATGGTTGAGGTGTTGCATAAGAAACACAATATCTTAGCGCTAACCGATGTCGTGTATAATCACACGGCAAACAACTCGCAATGGTTACTCGAGCATCCCGAATCGGGATACAATCAAGAGACTGCCCCACATTTACTTCCTGCTATAGAATTGGACAAATCTTTGCTCGACTTCAgtaataaaatgaaaaggcTTGGCTATACCACAGAAATTACTAGCGTAGAAGACTTAATTGGAATTATGGATGGTATCAAGATTCACGTCTTGGGGTCCCTCAAGCTATGGGAGTTTTACGTCGTAGATATCGAACAGACTTTAAAGGATTTAGCAACGGGCTGGGAGTCCGCTCCAATAGACTCATTGAAAGTACCTGACGACGTCAAGAACGATCTGGTAAAGTTAGCCGCATTTGTTCGAATCGCATGTGTAAACGACGGGTTCGgaactctttcaaagagatTCTCAAACACTTTGAATACAAATAGGTTTGCACAAGTTCTCAAGCAAGTGTATGGCGAAAAGTGGAACGATACAGTAGAGAGCCAAGCGCACAAAATCCTCGATGAGTTGAACTTGCCATTATACAGGGAATACGACGATGATGTCCGTGTAATTTTGGACCAGTTGTACAACCGTATCAAATATCTTAGAATTGATGATAATGGGCCTAAAATGGGGCCTATAACCACTGAGAGCCCATTAACCGAGCCATACTTCACCAGGTTTACCGGCAATGATGGAAAAAGCTATGCTCTCGCTAACAATGGATGGATTTGGAACTCTAACCCTTTGGTTGACTTTGCGTCGAAAGATTCCAAAGCCTACTTGCGTAGAGAAGTTATAGTGTGGGGTGATTGTGTCAAATTAAGATATGGAGCGAAACCTGAAGACTCGCCTTATTTATGGCAGAGAATGTCGGAGTACACAAGATTGCAAGCCACCATTTTTGATGGTTTCAGAATTGATAACTGCCATTCAACCCCTATCCATGTTGGTGAGTACTTCTTGGATCTTGCAAGAAAGCACAATCCTAATTTGTACGTCGTGGCTGAGTTATTCTCGGGATCAGAACAAATGGACTGCATTTTTGTCGAAAAGCTAGCAATTTCGTCATTGATTAGGGAGGCCATGCAAGCTTGGTCCGAACAAGAACTTTCAAGTCTTATCCATAGGCATGGAGGTAGACCAACAGGCTCATACCGGTACATGCCTCTTGATGATTTTGCTTATAATccagaattggaattggacGAAGATTTCGTCACTTTCAAAAACAGTTCTGCTAATGAATTCAAATGCATTTCTGAAATCAAGATCCCTAAATTCTTATCGGCTACTCCTCCTCATGCTTTATTCATGGACTGCACCCATGATAACGAAACTCCTTACGAGAAGAGGACAGTCGAGGACACTTTACCTAATGCTGCTTTGGTTAGTTTAAGCTCTTCTGCAGTTGGATCAGTTTACGGCTATGACGAAATTTTccctcatcttcttgatgtCGTGAAAGAAAACCGTCAATATTCGGTTGTTCCTGGAGACGGTATCTCGATTGTCAAGAAAAAGTTTAATGCTATTAGAGCGGAAATTGCAAAACAGAGCGATGATATAGATGATTCTGAAATGCATGTTCATCATGATGGTCAGTTTATATCATACCATAGAACCCACGCTAGAACTGGACATGGTTATTACTTGATTGCAAGGACCAAATTCAATGAATATCAGGGAGACCAACCATCTCCATCGATAAAACTAGCAGGATCAAGTGTTGAATTATTGTTCAGCTATTCTCTAGTGAAAACCGGTGGTTTACCAGAGGACGATGACAAAGAAATCAAGGGTATCTCCACTAAACTTGTCGAGCTGACTGGATTCAATATTCAgtatgatgaagaaaagggGGACAGTTCGGTAGACTTACCAAGCAATTTCCCAGCTGGTTCTATTGCTGtattcaaaacaaaacagaatGGGGTCAGCAAAGACCTAGATGAGTTCATTAGAACGGGTGCAATCAAAGCTACGGAAAAATTGAACCTACATTCTTTGAATGCCGTATTATACAGATGTGGCCAAGAGGAAGCTGATACTAGTGCCAACAGAAGTGGTGTGTATACGATTCCCGAGTATGGTCCGTTAGTGTATTGCGGTCTTCAAGGATGGGTCTCTGTACTAAGGGATGTCATATTTAGAAATGATCTTGCACATCCATTGAGTAAGAATTTAAGATTGGGCCATTGGGCGTTAGATTACGTCGTAGACAGACTTGATTACTACAGAGATATTCCAGGTGTAACtgatcttcaacaatggCTGAAGGACAGATTCGATAGAATTAAAAAAGTTCCATACTACTTAGTACCTCGTTTCTTTGCTTTGGTGATTGGGATCGCCTATGAATCATGCAGATTCAGAGCTATTTGTCAAATGTCAAAGAATATTGGACTTTCCAATCTCTTCGTACAAAGTCTTGCAATGACATCCATTCAAATGACGTCGGTCATGACCTCTACGTCTTTGCTACCAGACAAGAATGTATCTTGTATGGCAGCAGGTTTGCCGCACTTTAGCACCCAATACATGAGGTGTTGGGGTAGGGATGTTTTCATCTCCATACGTGGCTTACTTTTGACTACAGGACGCTTTGATGAAGCTGAAAACCATATTCTTGCGTTTGCCAAGACGTTGAAACATGGTCTCATTCCAAATCTTTTGGATGCTGGTAGAAATCCCAGATATAACGCAAGAGATGCAGCCTGGTTCTTTGTGCAAGCTGTTCAGGATTATATAAAGATAGTTCCAAATGGAGAGGacatcttgaagaagaaagtgaagaGAAGATTCCCACTGGACGACCGTTATATTCCTTGGACCGACCCAGAGGCCTTCAGCTACGAGACTAGCATAGAAGATATAATCTACGAAATTATATCCAGACATGCGAAAGGAATCAAGTACAGAGAAGCCAACGCCGGGCCAAACCTTGACAGGGTGATGAAAGACGAGGGCTTCAATGTGGAAGTACATGTTGATTGGAGCAACGGTTTAATATTTGGCGGTTCGCAGTTTAACTGTGGTACGTGGATGGACAAGATGGGTGAGAGTGAGCTGGCCGGATCTGTTGGTATACCAGGAACGCCCAGAGACGGGGCTGCCATTGAGATCAACGGTCTATTGAAGAGTTGTTTGAGATTTTTAATTGAGTTGCAAGACAAGGGGTTATTCCAGTATACTGACGTTGAAAAAGCGGATGGGAGCAGAATATCGTTGCAGGAGTGGGATGCGTTATTGCTGGAGAACtttgagaagaagtttTACGTTCCAGAGAGCCCTGAGGATGACGCCAAGTACGACATTGACAGGAGTCTAGTGAACCGGAGAGGGATTTATAAAGATCTCTACCGTTCAGGAAAAGCGTATGAGGATTACCAACTCAGACCGAACTTCGCCATTGCGATGACGGTGGCACCCGAACTCTTCACTTCGGAGTACGCTTACAAGGCGTTAAACATTGCAGACAAAGTGATCAGGGGTCCCGTGGGAATGCGTACCTTGGATCCTAGCGATTACAACTACCGCCCTTACTACAGAAACTCCGAGGACTCTACAGATTTCCTCACTGCGAAGGGAAGAAATTATCACCAGGGTCCTGAATGGGTGTGGTGCTACGGATATTTCTTGCGTGCGTTCAACTATTTCCACTTCATCACCAACCCGCTAGCGTACAATGCTGCACGAAACACCCCTTCATCCTACCTCTACCAACAGCTATACAAGAGGCTCGACGGGCAGCGCAAATGGATAAGTGATAGCGAATGGGCCGGCTTGACGGAGTTAACAAACAAAGACGGAGAATTCTGCGCGGACTCCTCTCCAACACAGGCCTGGAGCACGGGATGTCTGCTTGACTTCTTCTACGATTTGTGGAACGGCTTTGAGGAGTGA